One Coffea eugenioides isolate CCC68of unplaced genomic scaffold, Ceug_1.0 ScVebR1_18;HRSCAF=85, whole genome shotgun sequence genomic region harbors:
- the LOC113756016 gene encoding uncharacterized protein At4g04775-like, with protein MRGKGKETTPTCSCGSKTNLKTSWTDRNPARRYVECANGKVDGCGYWNWYDEEMCERSKQVIPGLLRRINRVETENETLRQQILKLQKKAEKMEDKVKNLKEKLGRKKVKKMVIVLFVMAWTIVNASMWIWGPNKGQKFGRLQIDGY; from the exons ATGAGAGGAAAAGGCAAGGAAACAACTCCGACCTGCTCTTGTGGCAGTAAAACCAATTTGAAGACTTCATGGACTGATAGGAACCCGGCAAGGAGATATGTTGAATGTGCTAATGGCAAG GTTGATGGCTGTGGTTATTGGAATTGGTATGATGAAGAAATGTGTGAGCGTTCGAAACAAGTCATACCCGGTCTTTTAAGAAGAATAAATAGGGTGGAAACCGAGAATGAAACTTTGCGGCAACAAATTCTCAAGTTGCAAAAGAAAGCTGAGAAAATGGAGGATAAAGTAAAAAATCTGAAGGAGAAGCTTGGaagaaagaaagtgaaaaaaatggTCATTGTTCTTTTTGTTATGGCCTGGACAATTGTCAATGCATCAATGTGGATTTGGGGGCCTAACAAGGGACAGAAGTTTGGAAGGCTGCAAATTGATGGCTACTAG